Proteins co-encoded in one Pseudomonadota bacterium genomic window:
- a CDS encoding PilZ domain-containing protein, translating to MQRRGHGRYRIWFPVKVSTGQLRDALAVSHNVSAGGMLVALSAKLEPGEAISISFHLPPDGGEERTVKGRITRIEDNTEDPDGVWPYRVAVEFEDLAPELVPLFEAAAYRLSHIG from the coding sequence GTGCAGCGCCGTGGGCATGGCCGCTACCGGATCTGGTTTCCCGTCAAGGTCAGTACAGGTCAGCTCCGGGACGCCCTCGCGGTAAGCCACAACGTCAGCGCCGGCGGAATGCTCGTAGCCCTTTCGGCAAAGCTCGAGCCCGGGGAGGCCATCTCGATCAGCTTCCACTTGCCACCGGATGGCGGCGAGGAGCGCACGGTGAAGGGACGGATCACGCGCATCGAAGACAACACCGAGGACCCCGACGGGGTCTGGCCCTATCGTGTCGCGGTCGAGTTCGAAGACTTGGCTCCAGAGCTCGTGCCGCTCTTCGAAGCCGCAGCCTACCGTCTTAGTCACATCGGCTGA
- a CDS encoding DCC1-like thiol-disulfide oxidoreductase family protein, which yields MPKNVLGRLQQLCVDRYLSIDPRSLGLFRVVLALVLLLDLARRAAVLPHFYTNAGLVPNHMILWSPARPRIFSFLFMASHQGEAVLCFVLIALVFMCLLLGFRTKLVQVLSLLCVVSLNSRITIGENGGDMALNSLCIWTLFLPLGRRFSLDALFASLAARQEREPSHLEHSGARRVEERPVVSLAVLAVLLQVSAVYFFNVVHKSGSTWMDGTAVHYTLHQDRIATWFGVWLRERLTLQGSQALTYTTLAIEAMAPILILSPFYTEWTRRSAIVLLTVMHLGFALCVDVGIFSFSMLAYYPLLVSRADWQWLKSAMQRLGRERVVYFDASCGLCFQTARLLVRMDRLRLLQLLPNDRLPLSEQAAREVTERSIVVQGKGGRWLTRSRAVSELMTALPLGSLAAWPLKMPLVRELADWAYDRVARNRRGISVWFGWAACGLPSSSEPRLAAREPSQPASLRPASQYLHRAGRWTSEALVLLWLVVAFGELQQANHVPGWMRYRQPDFFQMLVDYPRAYQPWAMFAPEAPKKDMTIVVDAVTQDGRHVDPYNEVASRVPVRVDAVVPDRLGQGQFWTGYSLFIPRKDYRSYYGGLDGWIRSYHERTGKPGDRIVRYKVYELWDTSPLPGETAPHSPKATVFASSER from the coding sequence GTGCCGAAAAACGTGCTCGGGCGATTACAACAGCTTTGCGTTGATCGATACCTCAGCATCGACCCCCGCAGCCTGGGTCTGTTTCGGGTGGTCTTGGCGCTCGTGCTTCTGCTCGACCTTGCGCGCCGCGCCGCGGTGCTTCCCCATTTCTACACGAACGCAGGGCTAGTACCGAACCACATGATCTTGTGGAGCCCGGCGCGCCCGCGCATATTTTCCTTCCTGTTCATGGCGTCGCATCAAGGCGAGGCCGTCCTGTGCTTCGTGCTAATCGCGCTGGTCTTTATGTGTCTACTGCTCGGGTTTAGGACCAAGCTCGTCCAGGTGCTCAGCCTGTTGTGCGTCGTGAGTCTCAATTCGCGCATCACCATCGGGGAAAACGGCGGCGACATGGCGCTGAACTCGCTGTGTATCTGGACGCTGTTCTTGCCCTTGGGCAGGAGGTTCTCGCTGGATGCGCTGTTCGCGTCGCTGGCTGCACGCCAGGAGCGCGAGCCGTCGCACCTCGAGCATTCCGGGGCACGCCGCGTGGAGGAGCGGCCCGTGGTGTCGCTCGCGGTGCTGGCCGTGTTGCTGCAGGTGTCGGCCGTCTATTTCTTTAACGTGGTGCACAAGAGCGGCAGCACCTGGATGGACGGTACGGCCGTTCACTACACGCTGCACCAGGACCGCATCGCCACCTGGTTTGGCGTGTGGCTGCGGGAGCGACTCACGCTTCAGGGCTCGCAGGCGCTGACCTACACCACGCTCGCCATCGAGGCTATGGCTCCTATCCTGATTCTGAGCCCCTTTTACACCGAATGGACCCGGCGCAGCGCGATCGTCTTGTTGACGGTCATGCATCTGGGCTTTGCGCTGTGCGTCGACGTGGGGATCTTTTCCTTTTCCATGCTCGCCTACTACCCGCTGCTCGTGTCGCGCGCGGATTGGCAGTGGCTCAAGAGCGCGATGCAGCGACTCGGCCGGGAACGAGTGGTCTATTTCGATGCGAGCTGCGGCTTGTGCTTTCAGACCGCACGGCTGCTCGTGCGTATGGACCGGCTGCGCTTGCTGCAGCTGTTGCCGAACGATCGGCTGCCTCTGTCCGAGCAAGCGGCCAGGGAGGTGACCGAGCGCAGCATCGTGGTGCAGGGCAAGGGCGGGCGCTGGCTAACGCGCTCGCGCGCGGTTTCCGAGCTGATGACGGCCTTGCCCTTGGGGTCGCTCGCGGCCTGGCCCCTGAAGATGCCGTTGGTACGCGAGCTCGCCGATTGGGCCTACGACCGAGTGGCGCGCAACCGCCGGGGTATTTCGGTGTGGTTCGGATGGGCGGCCTGTGGGTTGCCAAGCTCCAGCGAGCCCCGGCTGGCTGCCCGGGAACCCTCGCAACCCGCAAGCTTGCGACCCGCGAGCCAGTACTTGCACAGAGCAGGCCGCTGGACGAGCGAGGCGCTGGTGCTGCTATGGCTCGTGGTTGCCTTCGGTGAGCTGCAGCAGGCGAACCACGTGCCGGGCTGGATGCGCTATCGTCAGCCTGACTTCTTCCAGATGCTTGTAGACTACCCGCGCGCCTATCAACCGTGGGCGATGTTCGCTCCCGAGGCTCCCAAGAAGGACATGACCATCGTGGTCGACGCGGTCACGCAGGACGGCAGGCATGTGGACCCCTACAACGAGGTCGCGAGCCGGGTTCCCGTGCGGGTCGATGCAGTGGTTCCCGACCGGCTCGGGCAGGGCCAGTTCTGGACAGGCTACTCGCTGTTTATTCCTCGCAAGGACTATCGCAGCTACTACGGCGGACTGGACGGCTGGATACGCAGCTACCATGAACGTACCGGAAAACCCGGCGATCGCATCGTGCGCTACAAGGTCTACGAGCTGTGGGACACGAGCCCGCTTCCCGGAGAGACG